A region of the Roseiflexus sp. RS-1 genome:
CGATCCAGGCAGTCGCACAAGGGTTGATTGTCTTCGCGTCGGAACTGGCGTTGCGCCTGCTGCACCGTCGCCCGTTATCGGTAGCAGAACCGGTCGGCGAGCCGTTGACCGCGCGTGAACGCGACGTGCTCGAACTGGTGAGTCAGGGGTTATCGAACAAACAGATCGCACAGAAATTGCAGATCAGCGAACACACCGTCAAGTTTCACCTTTCGTCACTCTTCGCCAAACTCGGTGTTTCGAGCCGCACCGAAGCGGTCAACCGCGGCGCGCGCCAGGGCATTATCACCCTGTGAATGGTATAATGACACCGTGGCTTTCAGCGCACCCAAAAAAGGAGGACCCGTATGCCTGAAGCACGGACATTTCCGACGCGCGTTGGCATCCCTGCGGAAACGCGGCGTCGCATGATCAATCTGCTCAACCAGCATCTCGCCGATGCGTTCGACCTGTATAGCCAGACAAAACAGGCACACTGGAATGTCAAAGGGTTACAGTTCATCGCGCTCCACGAACTCTTCGACAAACTGGCGGAAGACCTGGAGGAAGCCATCGACGACATGGCGGAACGGGTGACGGCGCTTGGCGGTACTGCGCTGGGAACGGTACGAATCGTGGCGGCATCGTCCAGCATCGCGGAATACCCGCTCGACATCACAGACGGACCGCAGCATATCGAAGCGCTGGCAGAACGGTTCGGGCGCCTGGCGGGGATGGTGCGAAGCGCCATTGATACCGCCGCCGAAGCGGGTGATGCCGACACTGCTGACCTCTTCACCGAAGTGTCGCGCATGCTCGACAAGAACCTCTGGTTCCTCGAAGCGCACGTCCAGGCTTAGGAGTGCACACCCCATCCAGGCTTCCTCACAGGGGTGGGTTTTTGGGAAGCCCCTGCGTGCCATCTCCCGTTTCAGGCATCAGGACGCCCAACCTTCCCCTGCTCCCCGTGTGGGAGAAGAGGGCAGGGGGGGATGAGGGGCAAAAGCGCACGGGAATCCGGAGCACCAGCACGACCAGGCGGTCGCTCAAACGGGTTGCGTCGTGGGGCAGCGCCGGAGTACGAAGATTGCGCCCGAATCGCGCGCGAACGTGGCGTGCCGCTGACGACGGTGTATCAGACGGTGATGGGTCACCTGGAGGATGCGTCGTCTGTCACGGGGTATTAAGGTATGAGCGCTCATATCGATATTACCCCTTCAACGACCCCGCCAGCAAGCCGCGCAGGAAGTACTTTCCAAGGAAAATGTAGACCAGCAGCGGCGGCAACGCAACCATCAACGCCCCGGCCATCTGCACATTCCACTGCGTGAACTGACTGCCGGACAGATTTTGCAGCGCAACGGTCACCGGGCGCAGTTGCGGATCGTTGGTGATGATCAGACCGAACAGGAACTCATTCCAGATCGAGGTGAACTGCCAGATCGCCACCACCACGAACCCCGGTGCGGAGAGCGGCAGCATCACGTGGCGGTAGATATGGAAGAAATCGGCGCCGTCGATCTTCCCGGCTTCCACAAGTTCGTTCGGCACCGTCGCATAGTAATTCCGGAAGATCAGCGTCGTGATCGGAATGCCGTAGACCACGTGCACCAGGATCAGACCGGGAATGGTGGCATACAGCCGGATCTCGCGCAACACCTCGACCAGCGGCACCAGCACGCTCTGGTAGGGGATGAACATGCCGAAGAGGATCAGCGTAAACAGGGTTTCCGAACCGGGAAAGCGCCATTTCGACAGGACATACCCATTGAGCGACCCCAGGATGCACGAGATGACCGTCGCCGGAACCACCAGCTGCACACTGTTCCAGAAACTCCCGCGCATCCCAATCACACCCTCGCCGCCGTTCCAGGCGCGGTCGAAACTCTCCAGCGAGAAGCCGGTCGGCAACTCCCACATGCGACTGAGGCTGACCTGGTCGAAACTTTTGAAACTGGTAATCAGCAGCAGATAGACCGGCAACAGGAAGAACAACAGGAAGATAATCATCACGCCGTAGACGACCATCCGCGACCAGTGAATGTGGTGCCGTTTCGGCGCGGGCATGGCAACACTGCTCATCGCTCCACCTCTGTCCGACGGTTGTAGATCAGGTACGGCACCACCAGCAACGCCACGACCACCAGCATCACCATCGCAACCGCCGCTCCCTCGGCGAACTTGTTGGCTTTGAATGTGATCTCATACATATACAATCCCGGTACTTCAGTATTGTTGCCGGGCGCACCGCCGGTCATCGTCACAATCAGGTCGAAGATTTTCAGCGAAATATGCCCCAGAATGATCACAGCGCTCAGCGTGATCGGTTGGAGCATCGGCAGGGTGATAGTACGGAACACCTGCCACTCGGTTGCGCCATCAACGCGCGCCGCTTCTTTGATCTCCTCTGGAATGCCGCGCAACCCTGCCAGATACATTGCCATCACAAACCCCGACATCTGCCAGACCGCCGCGACAACCACCGGGATCATCGCCATGGGGATCCCTATCCGGGTGCGCAATCCTTCGATGCGCCATCCCGGCACAACACTGGTATCCGTTGTCCAGGCTGCCTGGAGAAAATCCAACCCCGATTGCTTGAACAACAGGTTGATGCCGGTCGGATCGTTGGGCCAGTTGCCGGGTGCGAACAACCACTGCCAGACCACGCCGGTGACGATGAACGAGAGCGCCATCGGGAAAATGTACACCGAGCGGAAGAATCCCTCGAAGCGCACCCGCGAGTCGATCAGCACGGCGAGCAGCAAACCGATGATCAGACAGGCTGCCAGAAAGAAGATTGTAAAAACAATCAGGTTCCGAATATTCGTCTGGAAGCGACCGGTGTTGAAGATCGTCAGATAATTGTCGAACCCGACGAACGACGTGGTCATCGCCAGTCCCCGCCAGTCGGTCATCGAGATGTAGGCGGTCCAGCCGATGAATCCATAAACGAACACGGCGATTGCCAGCGCCGACGGGGCGATCATGAGGAGCGCAATCGCCCGATCACGGTTCATCCAGCGCACCCGGCGGGCGGGATGCGCACTGAGCGTTTTGGCTTGTCGCATTCGTGCCTCTCATTGATGAGGATGGCGACGGTATTTCGGTGTATATCCCCTGCGTGCAGCGTTCACGCGCTCAACCTGGAGATGCCCGGCGGAGATGAGTTCTTCCAGGTTTCCAGATAATCGTTTGCGATGGGACGGGTGACGTGACAATCCAGGCAATCACCCGCGCCCCTTTTTCAGGTGATCGGTGTGCAGTTGATGCCTGCTATACGCAGGGGCGCGCCGGATTCGGTCGCCCCTGCGCGAAGCAAGCGCTTTGTGGCGCCTCGGACTACTTCAGGTCTTTCGCGGCGTCCTGCAATGCCTGCACGACGGCATCAACATCGAGATCGCCGGCGAAGACATTCAGCGCATTGCCGTACTCGGTCATATACGCTTCGGGAGCGGCAGCGCCATGCACGACGCTGGGAACCAGTTTCTCGCTGCCGAAGGCTTTGATCGAGTACTTCAGATATTCATCATACAGGCTCACATCGGCGTCAGTGCGCGCCGGGATCGAACCCTTCTTCGGGTTGAAGGCATCCTGCCCCTCACGCGAACCGCAGAGCGCCAGCCATGCCTTTGCCTGCTCCGGGTTCGGCGCACCCTTCGCCAGCCCGAAACTGTCCGACAGCCACATAAAGACGCCGTCGTTGCCGGGGGCTGCGGCATAGCCGTAATCCACGCCGACTTTCGCGCCCTTGCTGATGAAGTAGCCGTGCGCCCAGTCGCCCATGATCGTCATGCCCGCCTTGCCGTCGAGCACCAGTTGCGCTGCGTCAGCCCAACCGAGGGAGGAGCGATCACTGTTGGAGTATTCCAGCATGCGTTTGGCGATCTCGGCAGCCTGGCGCACCCGCAGATCGCTCCAGTCTGCGCCGGGCTGGAACAGTTTGGGGTAGTCGTCCGGTCCGAAAACTGCCAGCAACACGCTCTCGAACAGGTGCGGCGTCTCAAACTTGTCCTTGCCGCCGACTGCCAGGGGGATGATCCCCTTTGCCTTGAGCGCCTCGGCGACCATGAAGAAGTCGTCGATGGTCTTGGGCGGGGTCAGACCATTCTCCTGGAAGATTTTGATGTTGTACCAGAGCACGTTCGAGCGGTGAATGTTGACCGGAACCGACCAGATTTCGCCGTTGTAGGTGATCTGTTCGAGCAGTTTCGGCGGCATCACCTTGTCGAAACCCTGCTCTTTGAAGAACTGGGTCAGCGGCTCCATCTGACCGGCATCTACATATGCGGTCAGTTCTTTACCGGCGTGCACCTGCCAGCTATCCGGCGGTTGACCACCCTGGAGGCGCGTCTTCAGCACCGTCTTGGCGTTCGTGCCGGCGCCGCCGGCGACCGTGGCATTCACAATTTCGACACCGGGATTCTTCTGCTGATAGATGCTGAACATCGCATTCAGCCCATCCGCTTCACCGCCGTTCGTCCACCAGCTGAAGATTTCGAGTTTCCCGCCGCCGGTCTGCGCGGGGGCAGTCGTCGGCTGTGCGGGGGCAGCAGTCGGTTGCGCGGTGGACGGCGCGCCACAGGCTGCCAGCGCGAGTGTAACGATCGCAAATGCGCTGATGAGTTTCAACCACTTCGTTGGAAGCATAGCTTCCCTGCCTTTCAGATGGAACGATGGTCACGCGGAGAATGATCCATCAACATCGTCGGTGCTCAACCGAACCGAGCATGCACCTCCCTTACGCGGTTTAGAGAGTGGATGGAATGAGTATAGCACAAATTTTGCTGCGATCAGGAAGCAATTTCTCCGCGCGGCAGAATGAGCGTAAACACGCTTCCTTTGCCGATCCCGGGGCTGGCAGCGGTGATCTCGCCGCCCATTGCCCGCGCCAGGTGACGCGCGATTGTCAGACCGATCCCGCTGCCGCCGCTTGCCCGACTCCGTGACGGATCGACGCGGTAGAAACGCTCGAACAGATAGGGCAACGCTTCAGCGGGGATGCCGATGCCGGTGTCCTCAACGATCACCTGCACATGGGTTGGGTCGCAGCGCACGCGGATCGTGATACATCCATCTTCCGGCGTGTATCGGATGGCGTTGCCGATCAGGTTGATCAGCACCTGCGCCGTCCGATCCGGATCGGCGTATGCCAGCGCTTCTTTCTCCGGCGCTTCGATCGCAATCTGCAGGCACTGTTCGATCAGTTGCGGTCGAAGGTGCGCAACGATACGGTGCACCAGCGCCACGACATCGAAGCGTTGCGGCTGGATTGCAACCTGCCCTGCTTCCACACGCGAGAGGTGCTGAAGATCATCGACCAGTTTACGGAGGCGCCGCACTTCGTGTTGCATGGCATGGATCGTCTCAGGGTCGCCTGGCAGCACGCCGTCGAGCAATCCTTCCAGGTACCCTTCCAGACCGGCGAGCGGCGTGCGCAGTTCGTGCGCCACATTGCCGATCAGGGTGATCCGCTGGCGCTCGACCTGCGCCAGCGTCTCCGCCATCTGATTGAAACTCTGCGCAACTTCACGGAGTTCGTCGGTCAGCGGCGCCGTTACCCGCTCATCGTAGTTCCCGCCAGCGATCCGGCGACTGCTGGCTGCCAGTTGTCGCAACGGTCGCAGGATTTCGCGCACCAGCAGGATGCTCGTCGCCAGACCGGCGATCGTCGCCGCCAGCGCCGCCACAACCAGCGCCTGGATCACTGCCGACTGGAAGACCGGCAACAATGCGGGGTCAACTGAACGAGCCGCCAGCGTTTCCGCCGTCACGATCAGGGTAAGGACGCCGACAATCACGACGAGCATGTGCGCTGCGATGATCCGCCAGCGGAGTTGGCGCCACAGTCCCATACTACACCGCAGCATCAATGAACTTGTACCCGACGCCACGCACGGTCTGAATGAGCGGCACACCGGCGACCGCTTCCAGTTTCCGCCGCACCTGACCGACATACACGTCCACCACGCGATCAGTGCCGTAGAAGTTGTCGCCCCACACCAGATCGAGGATCTGCTCGCGACTCAACACCCTGCCGTGGCGTCGCGCCAGCGCCAGCAATACGTCAAACTCGGTGGTGGTCAGGTCGATTGCCTGATCGCCCACATAGACTTCACGCCGCTCCGGGTCGATCCGCAGGTGCGCAAAGCGCAGGGTGGCGTCGATCACTGGCGATGCAGAGCGACGACGACGCAGAATGGCTTCGATGCGCGCAACCAGTTCGCGCGGGCTGAATGGCTTGATGACGTAATCATCGGCGCCAATGCGCAATCCTGCAACCCGGTCGCTCTCTTCGCTCCGCGCTGTGAGCATGATGATGAAGACGTCCGATTCCTGACGGAGGCGTGCAGCCACTTCCATCCCGTCCATCCCCGGCAGGTTGAGATCGAGAATGACCAGATCGGGACGCTCGCGACGCGCCAGTTCCACCCCCTCCGGTCCGTTATCCGCCAGCAGCACGCGAAAACCCGCCTGTTCGAGATAGGCGCGCGCGACGGTGCGGATGCTGGCTTCGTCCTCAATGATCAGGATTGTTGCGTTCATGTCTGTCGTCAGCGGTCGCTCCGAGCCGTCCTCCCGAAATACGAAAGAGCAGGTAGTCGAACGTATTGCCCATCAGGTTTCCCACCCGGATCATCCGTAACACTGCCTCGATTGCCCCGGCGCGGAGAACGCCGTACTCACAGATCAGGCGTTCACGCGCCGTCGCTTCTGGCATTGCATCAGTCTCCGCCCAGTGGTACGCATATGCCAGCGCCGGCGCTTCGTCGGGCGGGCAGTCGTCCAGGGTCTGATTCAGAATCCGGGCGATCTCGGCGTTCGATACGCCAGCCGCCAGCGCCATCCGGGTGTGGGCGAACGAGCAGTAGCGGCAGCGGTTGACCGCAGTGACCGCCAGCATCAGACGCTCGCGGAATGTCGGTGAGAGCAGGGTGCGCGCCAGCCGCAACTGCGCGCGATGCCGGAACAACCAGGCGACATCCGCCAGAAACGGATGCAGACCGGTATAGAAACGGCGAGGAAAGGTCGTCGTGCGGTTCATC
Encoded here:
- the dps gene encoding DNA starvation/stationary phase protection protein Dps gives rise to the protein MPEARTFPTRVGIPAETRRRMINLLNQHLADAFDLYSQTKQAHWNVKGLQFIALHELFDKLAEDLEEAIDDMAERVTALGGTALGTVRIVAASSSIAEYPLDITDGPQHIEALAERFGRLAGMVRSAIDTAAEAGDADTADLFTEVSRMLDKNLWFLEAHVQA
- a CDS encoding carbohydrate ABC transporter permease, with protein sequence MSSVAMPAPKRHHIHWSRMVVYGVMIIFLLFFLLPVYLLLITSFKSFDQVSLSRMWELPTGFSLESFDRAWNGGEGVIGMRGSFWNSVQLVVPATVISCILGSLNGYVLSKWRFPGSETLFTLILFGMFIPYQSVLVPLVEVLREIRLYATIPGLILVHVVYGIPITTLIFRNYYATVPNELVEAGKIDGADFFHIYRHVMLPLSAPGFVVVAIWQFTSIWNEFLFGLIITNDPQLRPVTVALQNLSGSQFTQWNVQMAGALMVALPPLLVYIFLGKYFLRGLLAGSLKG
- a CDS encoding carbohydrate ABC transporter permease, producing MRQAKTLSAHPARRVRWMNRDRAIALLMIAPSALAIAVFVYGFIGWTAYISMTDWRGLAMTTSFVGFDNYLTIFNTGRFQTNIRNLIVFTIFFLAACLIIGLLLAVLIDSRVRFEGFFRSVYIFPMALSFIVTGVVWQWLFAPGNWPNDPTGINLLFKQSGLDFLQAAWTTDTSVVPGWRIEGLRTRIGIPMAMIPVVVAAVWQMSGFVMAMYLAGLRGIPEEIKEAARVDGATEWQVFRTITLPMLQPITLSAVIILGHISLKIFDLIVTMTGGAPGNNTEVPGLYMYEITFKANKFAEGAAVAMVMLVVVALLVVPYLIYNRRTEVER
- a CDS encoding ABC transporter substrate-binding protein gives rise to the protein MLPTKWLKLISAFAIVTLALAACGAPSTAQPTAAPAQPTTAPAQTGGGKLEIFSWWTNGGEADGLNAMFSIYQQKNPGVEIVNATVAGGAGTNAKTVLKTRLQGGQPPDSWQVHAGKELTAYVDAGQMEPLTQFFKEQGFDKVMPPKLLEQITYNGEIWSVPVNIHRSNVLWYNIKIFQENGLTPPKTIDDFFMVAEALKAKGIIPLAVGGKDKFETPHLFESVLLAVFGPDDYPKLFQPGADWSDLRVRQAAEIAKRMLEYSNSDRSSLGWADAAQLVLDGKAGMTIMGDWAHGYFISKGAKVGVDYGYAAAPGNDGVFMWLSDSFGLAKGAPNPEQAKAWLALCGSREGQDAFNPKKGSIPARTDADVSLYDEYLKYSIKAFGSEKLVPSVVHGAAAPEAYMTEYGNALNVFAGDLDVDAVVQALQDAAKDLK
- a CDS encoding sensor histidine kinase, translated to MGLWRQLRWRIIAAHMLVVIVGVLTLIVTAETLAARSVDPALLPVFQSAVIQALVVAALAATIAGLATSILLVREILRPLRQLAASSRRIAGGNYDERVTAPLTDELREVAQSFNQMAETLAQVERQRITLIGNVAHELRTPLAGLEGYLEGLLDGVLPGDPETIHAMQHEVRRLRKLVDDLQHLSRVEAGQVAIQPQRFDVVALVHRIVAHLRPQLIEQCLQIAIEAPEKEALAYADPDRTAQVLINLIGNAIRYTPEDGCITIRVRCDPTHVQVIVEDTGIGIPAEALPYLFERFYRVDPSRSRASGGSGIGLTIARHLARAMGGEITAASPGIGKGSVFTLILPRGEIAS
- a CDS encoding response regulator transcription factor, translated to MNATILIIEDEASIRTVARAYLEQAGFRVLLADNGPEGVELARRERPDLVILDLNLPGMDGMEVAARLRQESDVFIIMLTARSEESDRVAGLRIGADDYVIKPFSPRELVARIEAILRRRRSASPVIDATLRFAHLRIDPERREVYVGDQAIDLTTTEFDVLLALARRHGRVLSREQILDLVWGDNFYGTDRVVDVYVGQVRRKLEAVAGVPLIQTVRGVGYKFIDAAV
- a CDS encoding carboxymuconolactone decarboxylase family protein codes for the protein MNRTTTFPRRFYTGLHPFLADVAWLFRHRAQLRLARTLLSPTFRERLMLAVTAVNRCRYCSFAHTRMALAAGVSNAEIARILNQTLDDCPPDEAPALAYAYHWAETDAMPEATARERLICEYGVLRAGAIEAVLRMIRVGNLMGNTFDYLLFRISGGRLGATADDRHERNNPDH